In Cyprinus carpio isolate SPL01 chromosome B16, ASM1834038v1, whole genome shotgun sequence, the following are encoded in one genomic region:
- the cd79a gene encoding B-cell antigen receptor complex-associated protein alpha chain: protein MSSKRGFERLSGLLEKMAFTLVIFLCFWAAVANANFDGLELEADKPLVRVALSQEATISCCYRWKKVTHFVWIKNIYTTNETKVPIIVNLPNNQMDNFTKEQNEVTCQLLVFKSVRLNDTGLYQCQLNSNSLHIFTHGTFLQVYKPLQKSLNLSESVKNSIITAEGVLLLMCVLIPGTMLLCKSKRLNELEKKKGREEENIYEGLNLDDCNSAYHQIQRTNQQGPYQDVASCGEDIQLEKP from the exons ATGAGCAGCAAGAGGGGTTTTGAACGTTTATCTGGTTTATTAGAAAAAATGGCATTCACACTGGTCATTTTCTTGTGTTTCTGGGCAG CTGTTGCCAATGCTAATTTTGACGGCCTGGAACTGGAGGCAGATAAACCGTTGGTGCGTGTGGCTCTCTCCCAAGAAGCCACCATCAGCTGCTGCTACCGATGGAAAAAGGTTACCCATTTCGTCTGGATCAAGAATATTTACACCACCAATGAAACCAAAGTGCCCATCATAGTAAATCTGCCAAACAATCAGATGGACAACtttacaaaagaacaaaatgaagtCACATGCCAATTGCTGGTTTTCAAGAGCGTCCGTCTCAATGATACCGGCTTGTACCAGTGTCAACTGAATTCTAACTCTCTTCACATCTTTACCCATGGTACCTTTCTTCAAGTATACA AACCGTTGCAGAAGTCCTTGAACCTCAGCGAGAGTGTGAAGAACAGCATCATTACAGCAGAAGGGGTGTTgctgctgatgtgtgtgttgatCCCTGGCACCATGCTCCTCTGTAAG TCAAAGAGGCTGAATGAACtggagaagaagaaaggaagGGAGGAGGAGAATATCTATGAG GGTCTAAACCTGGATGACTGCAACTCAGCTTACCATCAAATTCAACGCACCAATCAGCAAGGCCCCTATCAGGATGTGGCCAGCTGTGGAGAAGACATTCAGCTGGAGAAGCCATAG
- the LOC109105937 gene encoding rho guanine nucleotide exchange factor 1-like isoform X7, which yields MLLNFKRPSIVADKDKSNCVFGAVAFYMKHLGVKTRALDNKKTKSGWRPSVPSMLKPWGTNKLNKPDKKTEQFYDGKQTRLDFEVKQHKPNVPPIRGSISESSATSGRKTAVAMSGSTHGSESEELTVSVSVTPSPDSQSDTGVNNNRSDPKPEGGDASPVSTGGSLSICEPLSVIDMPPDDSQDNGRKKPRNVRRSESLCVERRHSRRSGSTRAKQSRSRSDVDLQSTSTSHPLSPSPQHSVSSEGGLLPDSLVTGPDFGPFPQQEEMEPRLLELEQDPPNWRGLASHEDLKKLNKKEIKRQEVINELFTTEHAHVRMLSVLQTVFSRPLEKEEIMSITELATIFPNLDEIIEMHYAFYENLKKLRQEDEYIVKIISTPLLNRFSGSEGEWFQKLTARFCSHQSWALEQIKSKQKKDARFNAFILEAESKPQCRRLQLKDIIPIEMQRLTKYPLLLENIAKNTDDETEKENINQAAESCRKILNHVNEEVKLMENLLILKDYQRRLDTSGLKPSNDLYSEYKNIDLTSRRMLFEGPLTWRVTKEKAIDVHCILLSDLLVLVQKQDDKMVLKCQSKSNIAVQEGKQMLSPIIKLESVFLRDVATDPKALYVIFTWDSGAQIYELVAQTLGEKKNWTVVIKSTVDELKKRGGNKLKRERGGSMPMSVSGAAYSPLHAPLSPTENGENLLKSHGGRFKDILTDEKSRETGSSLIDYLAANGFDLLSHSHAPPEKSAIGALDEVMCLKRLLIGSISLSDDSQTLGENGGTAPESQEADGVEESSTEGKTEGEESGGDGGNKGEEESRISAPLVLSQERLEEVQRRLQTLGEQLKRLQAVEEDHYKLQEALAKYSLQGGHYN from the exons ATGTTACTTAACTTTAAGCG TCCCTCAATTGTTGCCGACAAGGACAAAAG TAACTGCGTCTTTGGAGCAGTTGCCTTTTATATGAAGCACCTTGGTGTCAAGACCAGAGCACTTGACAACAAGAAGACAAAGTCAGGATGGCGGCCCTCTGTCCCTTCCATGCTGAAG CCATGGGGAACCAACAAACTCAACAAACCcgacaaaaaaacagaacaattct ATGATGGTAAGCAAACTAGATTGGACTTTGAAG TAAAGCAACACAAACCAAATGTCCCACCTATTCGAGGGTCCATAAGCGAAAGCAGCGCCACTTCAGGGCGGAAAACTGCTGTGGCAATGTCAGGTAGCACACATGGCTCAGAGAGTGAAGAGTTGACCGTCAGCGTCAGTGTGACTCCTAGTCCCGACTCTCAGAGTGACACAG GTGTCAACAACAATCGCTCAGACCCCAAACCAGAAGGTGGAGATGCATCTCCTGTCAGTACTGGTGGGAGTCTCTCCATCTGTGAGCCTCTCTCTGTCATTGACATGCCTCCAGATGACAGTCAGGACAATGGCAG AAAGAAGCCAAG GAATGTGCGCCGCAGCGAGAGCCTTTGCGTGGAGCGCCGTCACTCTCGCCGTAGTGGCTCTACCCGGGCCAAGCAGTCTCGCTCCCGTAGCGACGTGGACCTGCAGTCAACCTCTACCTCTCACCCCCTCTCACCCTCCCCACAGCATTCAGTCTC TTCGGAAGGTGGATTGTTGCCTGACAGCCTCGTCACTGGTCCGGATTTTGGCCCTTTCCCTCAGCAGGAGGAAATGGAGCCCCGTCTCCTTGAGCTCGAGCAGGACCCGCCCAACTGGAGGGGCCTTGCTTCTCACGAGGACCTGAAAAAACTGAACAAGAAGGAAATCAAAAGACAAGAAGTCATCAATG aGCTGTTTACGACAGAGCACGCTCATGTTCGTATGCTGAGTGTATTGCAGACTGTTTTCTCTCGTCCGCTGGAGAAGGAAGAGATTATGAGCATAACTGAGCTGGCCACCATCTTCCCCAACCTGGATGAGATCATAGAGATGCACT ATGCTTTCTATGAGAACCTGAAAAAACTGCGGCAGGAGGATGAGTACATTGTCAAAATCATAAGCACGCCACTTCTCAACAGG tTCAGTGGATCAGAAGGAGAATGGTTTCAGAAGCTCACCGCACGCTTCTGTAGCCACCAGTCCTGGGCTCTGGAACAGATAAAGAGCAAACAGAAGAAGGATGCCCGTTTTAATGCTTTCATACTG GAGGCAGAGAGTAAGCCACAGTGTCGGAGGCTACAGCTGAAGGATATCATTCCCATAGAGATGCAAAGACTAACCAAGTATCCTCTTCTGCTGGAAAACATTGCCAAGAACACag ATGATGAAACGGAAAAAGAGAACATTAACCAAGCAGCAGAATCCTGCCGTAAGATCCTCAACCATGTCAATGAAGAAGTCAAACTCATGGAGAACCTGCTG ATTTTGAAAGACTACCAGCGCCGGCTGGACACCTCAGGACTGAAACCGAGCAATGACCTCTACAGTGAGTACAAG AACATTGATCTGACCAGCAGAAGGATGCTGTTTGAAGGACCTCTGACATGGAGGGTGACCAAGGAGAAAGCGATCG ATGTGCACTGTATTTTGCTGTCAGACCTGCTGGTCTTGGTTCAGAAGCAGGATGATAAGATGGTTTTGAAGTGTCAGAGCAAAAGCAACATCGCCGTTCAGGAAGGCAAACAGATGCTGAGTCCAATCATCAAGCTAGAATCGGTTTTTCTCAGAGACGTGGCCACTG ACCCGAAGGCCCTCTATGTCATCTTCACCTGGGACAGCGGAGCACAGATCTATGAACTAGTGGCTCAGACCCTCGGGGAGAAGAAAAA TTGGACAGTGGTGATTAAATCAACGGTTGACGAGTTGAAGAAGAGGGGTGGGAATAagctgaaaagagagagaggtggcAGCATGCCCATGAGCGTCAGTGGAGCTGCATACAGCCC TTTGCATGCCCCTCTTAGCCCAACTGAGAATGGAGAAAACCTGTTGAAAAGTCACGGTG GCCGATTTAAAGACATTCTTACTGATGAGAAGAGTAGAGAAACGGGTTCTTCACTCATAGACTACCTAGCGGCCAATGGTTTTGACCTGCTCAGCCATAGCCACGCTCCTCCAGAGAAGTCTGCTATTGGTGCTTTGGATGAAG TCATGTGTTTGAAGAGGCTATTGATCGGGAGTATTAGTCTTTCAGATGACTCTCAGACTCTTGGGGAAAATGGAGGGACGGCACCTGAAAGCCAGGAGGCAGATGGAG TGGAGGAATCCAGCACAGAAGGAAAAACTGAAGGAGAAGAGAGTGGGGGAGATGGAGGGAATAAAGGAGAAGAGGAAAGCAGGATCAGCGCTCCTCTAGTGCTTTCTCAGGAACGCTTGGAGGAGGTGCAGAGGAGACTGCAGACGCTTGGGGAGCAGCTGAAGAGACTGCA GGCTGTCGAGGAGGACCATTACAAGTTGCAAGAAGCTCTTGCTAAATATTCACTTCAGGGGGGCCATTACAACTGA